CAGTAAGTACAGAAAGAAGCTCATCAAGCAGCAACTCTTCTTCACGCTCTTCAGATAATAATAATAACAGCAGCCGTTCATCGGATTCTTCCAGAGGTAGCGGCAGAACAAGATAATAGTTTGAATAGTTAGTTTTTAACAATCATTTTTTAATAAAAGGCAGTCACTGTGAAGCGACTGCCTTTTATCGTTTTATTCTTTATTCTCTTCCGGCGGAAGAATCACTGTAACTGTGTCTTTGGGTAACGGGAAGTTGTTTACCGCTGAACCGGTAACCTGAACCACAGGCTGTATATTGGCGGCTTCTTCGGCACTAATCAGCCCTTTCCTACTCAGGCGATTGGCAATTAGTCGGTAATAACTGCCCAGCCACGGTTTAAGTTGCATGTTTGCATCGAAAGAGCTCCGGAAATGTTTTGGTTTCGGGATGATTGATGCCAGGAAAATTGCTTCTTCCGTGGTGAGCTGTGACGGTGTTTTATCAAAGTAAAAACGAGAAGCTTCAGACGCACCATAAATCATTGGTCCCCACTCAGCTATATTCAGATAAACTTCGTACATTCTATGCTTGGATGTAATGCCTTGATTCTCTACAAGCCACACAATCATTGCCTCTTCAAGCTTACGGAGCAAATTCTTGTTCCGGTTGAGGAATACATTCTTCACCAGCTGCATGGAGATTGTACTTCCACCGCGGGCAAATTTCTTCACTTTAAGGTCATAGATCAGGGCTTTGGTCAGGGCATCTAGGCGGAATCCTCTGTGAGAGAAAAAAGATCCATCTTCAGATTGCATCACAGCTTCCTTCAAAAGTGGCGATATGCTGTCCAGCGGACAGAAGTCAGGATTCTCGGGACCAACGATAAACGTGCGAACCGGCCGCCCATTTTCATAGGCTGTATATAGAAAAGAGCCATTCATCTTTGACAGATTCTCACTGCCATATCCCAGTATCTTAAAGTTCTGCTTCCTCAGATCAGATTCCAGTTTCAGTGCATTCAGATTATTAAAGTCTAAGTCGAGCAAGAAATGGTAAGAGAGATTTCCGCTTGTCCGCAATCCATCCAGACTACTAAACAGTCCTTTGGGCAGAGAAGAGAAAAGCTCATCGGCGGGAAAGGAAGGTTTATCCACAGATGCGGTGATGTGCCACTTAGTTCCTTTCTGAGCCTTTATATAGGGATGGAATTGCAATTTATTAAACTGGATAACGGTTGCACTGTCTAGCTCCAGATAATCTTTGCCCACATTGACTGTGTAGTTAAAGCGTCCGCGATCCAGATTTATCACATCGGGAGAAAGTCCCGGATGATAAA
This genomic interval from uncultured Bacteroides sp. contains the following:
- a CDS encoding biosynthetic peptidoglycan transglycosylase, whose amino-acid sequence is MGKKIKIGILVALGLIVVALIAAYIGRDTLLNHYAKGKFDKLEKEYGLKISYARLYMPGISEVDIEKFVVVPNERDTLLNLRSAKAHLNLWKMLAMDVEVRQVNTDGLHISFVKKDSLSNYDFLFKKDKKKEVKEDKKDYAGKISDILDMFFGFLPENGNTTDFLMSYRRDDNYTAVQVPMLHIQENRFVTEIIVKENNVVNHWMSRGRLHNGEKTLEAELYSKYNGKVVLPYLNKYYGAQMAFDTLAYRLTKSDIGGGKIALSGKAEVCGLQLYHPGLSPDVINLDRGRFNYTVNVGKDYLELDSATVIQFNKLQFHPYIKAQKGTKWHITASVDKPSFPADELFSSLPKGLFSSLDGLRTSGNLSYHFLLDLDFNNLNALKLESDLRKQNFKILGYGSENLSKMNGSFLYTAYENGRPVRTFIVGPENPDFCPLDSISPLLKEAVMQSEDGSFFSHRGFRLDALTKALIYDLKVKKFARGGSTISMQLVKNVFLNRNKNLLRKLEEAMIVWLVENQGITSKHRMYEVYLNIAEWGPMIYGASEASRFYFDKTPSQLTTEEAIFLASIIPKPKHFRSSFDANMQLKPWLGSYYRLIANRLSRKGLISAEEAANIQPVVQVTGSAVNNFPLPKDTVTVILPPEENKE